The DNA segment AGAATAAAAATTGATAACGTAATTATGAATGTATGAATAATTGTTTTATTTTGTATTACAGGATTATGCCATTTGACTTCCCTGGAGAAGTTGGATTTAGGTGGTGGAAACTATTCCGAAACACCAAGTATCCAAGGTAAAAGGAGAATGAAAGCCTCATTCCTCAATTCATCTGGTACTACAAACATATAAGACAATACTTTTTCTAATCAATTTTACAGCTTGTAAGTGCCTAATGAGATTGGAAAGACTAGAGAGTGTATCTCTTAGAGGTAACTATTTCAACAAGAGTATTATATCATGCATAAGTTTCCTCCCATCCCTCAATATTCTTGATCTTAGCGGTTCATTTAGACACGGAAGTTCTTTTCCAATGCAAGGTATGTAGATATCTTGTGAAATCCTCATCATAAAGAATGCAATTAAAATGTTATATCTCATTTTTACTGCTATTTATTAACTTATATAATTTTTTTGCAGAGTTATCTTCCTTGAAAGAGTTAACAACACTTGACTTGAGAGGGTCCGGTCTTAAGTCACTCACATTAAATGGTTAAGTTGTTAAAGTGCGATTTTAAATGCTAATACGTTTACAAGAAGAAACAATTttaacaagaaaaaaaaacataaaatgatGATTATTTATGTAATCGAGATCACATCTAAAAAGACTTTAACAAGAAGAAAAAGCCAAGATAATCATTCGTGTATCCATCCTCAAATTCAGGTTCCATGAGCAACCTGCTGCACTTGAATCTTGAGGGCAATGAGTTCAGTGATGACATCATGAGGTCCATGGCTGCTTTTCCATCTCTAATATATCTTTCTTTAGACTATTGTTCATTGGGAGGAAGACTTTTCGGTAATGGTATGTTTGTGTCACATGCTTGCCTTCTTTTGTGTTGATCTTTCACATGTCTAGCTAATCATTGTCTTAATTGGACATTTAGGTACCAAATTGAGCAACCTAGTGCACTTGAGTCTTGTCGAAATCGAGTTCAATGGTGACTTCATGAGATCTATGGTTGCTTTTCCATCCCTAAGATTTCTTGATTTGGGCTATGCTGGCATAACAGGAAGACTTTTTGGTAATGGTATGTTTATGTCGTTTTTTATTAGCTTTTAATTGAATTGCATTTATctacctttctctctctctctctcttttcttttcttttatattttcttttatttatttattttttttgttttgcagTAGTTCCCAGTATACCTAACTTGCAAGTCCTCATCTTGAACGAAAATCATTTTAGTGGACCTATACCGATTGAAGGTAGGCACTTctttgttttccaactttgcTGTCACAATGTTGTGATCATGACCACCCTATAAaatgtggtcatgacccaaaccatgtCATTCAACACTCAAATCAACCACCCTATATATGTGGTCATGATCCAAAACACAATCCaagttttattttaaatttattttatgtAAACTATATTTAATTAATTAAGGAAAGGGGAGcatggttgtcatggtttaaatgataaataatatccAAATATATGGTCTCCTAGTTATCCTAATAAATGTAAGAAATTCCATACTAACCATGGTGATTCCCTAATGAGGGTGGTGTAGCAAATCATCCACCATCCTAGGTGACAATACATGACGCATCTCATACCCCCATACCCCTTAGCTAGTAGCCTAATAGCATCCGCAATGAATTTATTTTTCAGAAATCACAACCACCCTACCATATCTCCCCTTATTACTCCACATCAGAATCACCAAATCTACACCATACTTTTATAATTTGAAAAATTGCTACAATAGTTTTTTACATATAAAAACTACTATTCATCTTCCATCAAATTGTTGTGAGTTTATGAAAACCAATAAACTAAATACTTGTAAGTAAGATAAATATAAAAGGGTGTACCTATTGGCACACTCAAATGCCTATATGCACACCAAAAAGGGCTTTTTTGTCTTATATGGACACCCTACAGTGTTGAGCTGTGTTCAAAGCGCGACGTTTTGctccggtcaaccagacaaaagattgacgggtgtctgacgggtctgttgaccggatcaaaacgccgagctttggccgcgttttggtcctgtcaaccagacaaaagactaaCCGGGTTTCTGGTTGACAGGatcaaaacgcggccaaagctcggcgttttggtccggtcaacagacccgtcagacacccatcagtttttgtctggttgaccggaccaaaacgccacTCTTTGACCACAGCTCGACACTGTAGGGTGTGCAAATAGGACAAAAAAACTTTTTTGGGCTGACTATCTCACACCAACTGTGCAAATGGTCTCCCCCATATAAAAATGGTGGAGGAGATATGAAAGGTTTTTAAAATGATAgataaattttgaaaagtgtGCTTTTTAGTTAAACTATAGGTAGAATATGATCGGTTGAGTTATAGTACAAATAGGTTaaaaaataagaagggtaagaaatCATAGAGTGACAAGTGTGCAAGAAGGAATCAAGTGAGAAATGTAATTTTGTCAAAGAGAAAAAAATAATATACACATGCAATTCATATGTTAATTTACTATTTTTTAACCGTCGGTAACTTTTTATATGTCATttgtttaaaaaagaaaattatatcATAAAATCGAGTGTCTTATGATCTTTAACACGAGTACCCTATTGATAAACTTTTAACAAAATCCAAATACCCAGTTGCGTATTACAAAATGGACATTACGTAAAACACAATtagtatcaaactaaaaacacaatggaaattagactaaaaacacaatcgatgacaacagataaaagacacaatagacaagatactaaaacacaatggacgTAACATAAAACGCAATGAGTATAAAACTAAAAACTCAATACAAAGTAGACTAAAAACACAACTGATAACAGCACATATAGGACACATTGGACAACAGAGTGTAATACAATGGACAATAGAGTAAAAACACAATGAATAGCAGACATACTAAAAACATAATGAATAATAGACTAAAATACAATGAACAAAAAAGTTAAAACACAGTTGacaacaaaacaaaaatacaatGGATAATAGATTATAACACAATGGATAGTAGACTAAACACAAAGACGATAATCTATAACACAATGCATAAAAAACTCACCTAGCTGTAGAACACAATAATCATAACCTATAACAAATATATAACTCAAAGATAACCCTGTCTTCATTCTGTCATACATTGTGTTATACATTTTCATAAAAGTGCAATAGACATAACTCAAATTaatattttgttataaattttaatAGTAACACAATGCGTAGAAACCCTAATAAAAATGTAATGACTAAAACCTAGTTGAAAGACACAATAACTAGAATCTTTACCCAATGCAATGAAAACTTAGTAAAaatgattttatttttatttttatatataataatatttcactcatattaaatacaaaaaacCTTCGTTGTTATCATGGTGACTTTTTTTAAATgttgtatgaaaaagttatagacATTTTAAATTGATTGGGGGATTTGACGTATGGCCTGTTGGGCAGGAAGGTGGCATGGAGCTTTCCACCACGCCGTCACACCACCCAGTGCCATGGCTTGGAGGGGAGGGCATGAAGAATCCACCGGCATGAAAGGGAGGGAGGTGTGGCGTGACGGCTCTAGGTTGGTTGTTGAATAAGTTTGTTTAATTGGTTGTTgaattttaattgtttttttatttttattttttaaaacgtCACGTGACCCTTTATGCTCCCACTGACCGGTCTGAACCTTAAATAAGGAAGAACAAAAATATTCCAACTTACTTTATCAATAAAAATAATTTATCCTAACCGGCTCCAATGATTACCGTCCACACTCTTATCCCTCATATTATGTCGGTAACTCTTAATACTAGTTCATCTTCATAGgtattttttttctaatttagATGTTTTACTTATATTTGTTAAAGGAGTTGTTAAAAGTGGTCTATAAATTTTTTGCTATGCTAttcaataataatatttaataaactTCAACTTATATTTGTTAAAGGAGTTGTTAAAACTTAAAAGTGATATAAATCTTATGTTATAATCTTCATTAATAATAGTTAAGTTTTATCCtctatctttataccacttttcagtcGGTTTCCATTTTAACGAAtcttgacaggcggtgtcctttactaggtattttgttgcaagtttagtcatTTACACCCAAcacagttaaaaaaccctgttaattgttgacaggtggtgtcctttactaggtattttgttgcaagtttagtcctttacacccaacaactAACAGGGTTTTTTTTAACTgcgttgggtgtaaaggactaaacttgcaacaaaatacctagtaaaggacatcCTCtatcaacattcgttaaaaatgacaccgcctgaaaagtggtataaagatgaaggataaaacttgtaatttttccttaatAATATTCAATGAACTGATCCATAATACCGAGCTTAAATTATCTTGACTCGTTATAATATTTTAGTCTTTTTTTAGTAATCCGTCTATCTAATTATCTCCTCTTGTGTATTTCATGTAGCTTTAGTGTCCTTCCACCGTCTTGAGATCTTAGATTTGAGTGGAAACAATTTTGTTGGAAGCATCCCGTCAACAATAAAGTTCTTATCTTCTCTTAAAGCTCTCTCATTTTCTTTCAATAGTCTCAATGGGTCATTAACTAATGGTAAGTTATGtagaacaaaattgtttcaattttctttttacattACTTTTGCCCACTAGTTGTTAATATCCGTGCAAGTGCAAGCCATTTTTTGTCTTGAATGGTGAAACACATTTCTCTCTGTTTTGATAGGGTTGTGTGAGTTAAAGAACCTCAAGCAAATGGATTTTAGTGCCAACATGTTTGATGGAAACCTACCAGAATGTTTCAACAGGCTATCATCACTTAAGTTCCTTGACATCTCTAGAAATCAATTTACCGGAAAAATTCCGCCATCTCTCATAGCTAATCTCACATCGCTTGAATACGTTGATTTTAGTCATAACAAATTTGAGGGTTTGTTTTCGTTTAGCATGTTCTCCAATCACAGAAAGCTTGAGTTTGTTTCATTCAAAAATGATAATGACAAGTTTGAGGTAGAAACAGAAGAGCCTATAGGTTGGATTCCTATGTTCCAGTTGAAAGTTCTTGTGCTTTCAAATTGCAAtataaaaatgcctaaaagaagcAGTGTTCCTTGCTTTCTACTTCACCAGCGCAAGTTAAAGAAGCTAGATTTGTCACACAACTCCTTGGAGGGGATGTTTCCAAATTGGTTGATCGACAATAACAGAATGTTGGAAGTTTTTAATCTAAGGGACAACTCATTTGGCAATATCTTTTATATGCCGTTATATAGAAATCCTAATACAATGTGGGTGGATATGTCTGGAAATCGCATGGTAGGTTCAATCCCGAGATATATGCCAAAGTTTTTTCCCCATATAACTTACTTAAACTTGTCCATAAATTCGTTAGACGGTGTTATCCCTTCTTCAATCGGTGATTTAGTTGAACTATACGAATTGGATTTGTCTCATAATAAGTTGTCTGGAGAAGTACCAACTGGGTTGTTGACCAACCTCTCTCAGCTATTTGTATTAAACCTTTCAAATAATAGTTTGCATGGCGAGGTAATTTCCACAAACTTAAACTTGGGAGACAAAGGAAGGCTTTGCTTAGATAACAATTATTTCACTGGTAAAATTCTACACACCTGGTCTATGTTAGAACTTGTTGATATTAGCAACAACTTTTTTACAGGTTTCAACCCTTGTTGGATAAGCAACATCACTACCtcatttgaacctgaaggttcatTGTTGTTTCTTGATATCTCACAAAATAGTTTTTCAGGGCCCATCCCATCCTGCCTAATTTCTCAAAGTTTAGAGCATCTCCATTTGGGTTCCAACAAATTTACTGGATCAATACCAAATTCCTTTGGtactttgaaaaatgttttgactTTAGACATAGGCAACAACTACTTGTCACACATGATTCCTAAATTTCTTGGTGAATTGTCTAGTCTAAGGATTCTTCTTTTGGGAAAAAACAACTTTAGTGGTTCCATTCCAAAACAACTATGTCGATTAACTAATGCGAGTCTGATTGATCTATCCAATAACTTTCTTTCTGGCTCAATACCAAGTTGTCTACAAAATATTAGGGGCCCAAGTTACCAAGCTTTCATGCACACCAGGTATCTAGATGGTTATGATACTGATGGTCGATGGCGTAATTCACCAAATTTCTATTATCAGAGTATCATAACGAACAGAGTTACATTTCGAGAAGATCTGTTTAAAATAAAAGACGAAGTTTTGTTCACAACAAAAGCTCTCTCCCTTACCTACAAGGGTGACGCTCTTGATAGCATGTCAGGATTGGATCTCTCCTCTAACAAACTCACAGGTTATATTCCAGAAGAACTAGGGTTGTTGACCCATATTCATGTTTTAAACCTGTCTCACAATAAGTTGACTGGACCCATTCCAACTAAATTCTCTAATCTTGCTAGTATTGAGAGCTTGGACCTTTCTTTTAATAATTTGTCTGGCAAAGTTCCATCCGAACTGATTAAGCTGAACTCATTAGAGGTTTTCAATGTCTCGTTCAACAACCTATCAGGCACACTCCCAATGAAAGCACAATTTGGTACATTTTCCAAGGAGAGTTATGAAGGAAATCCACTTCTTTGTGGGCCACCATTGGAAAACAAATGCACAATGGAAACAAAGGAAACTCACCCATCAattgaagaaggagatgatgtGAAATGGTATGATATGGATATGACATCATTCTATGGAAGTTTTGGTTCCACATGGTTTGTGTCTATGTGTGGATTTGCAACACTTCTTTGGGTCAATCCTTACTGGCGTAGAAGATGGTTGGAATTGGTTGAAGAATGTATGTATACATGTTATTACTTCCTTTATGATTCAGTAAGGAAAGTCTCTATGTACTTATTTAAGTAAGGACTATCTAATTAACAGTGTGTATTAGAATAAAGACAATACTTGCATTCATATGTTTTTATACTTGAGACTCCTTTGTTTTATTTATGCAAAGAAGCGCATTGTTATCAATAAAATAAGCAATGGATACTTTTATCTTATTAACGTTTCGATATTAACCTTTAGAAACTAACTTAGACCTTTCTTGATTCCTAATATCTGATTGAATCTGGAAGTTCTTTTTATCAGTGTTTGAATGTCAAAGTTTTTAGTTATGAAGtgtatatgtatatttttatgttaGTAGTTCAATTACTTGGTAC comes from the Helianthus annuus cultivar XRQ/B chromosome 4, HanXRQr2.0-SUNRISE, whole genome shotgun sequence genome and includes:
- the LOC110932911 gene encoding receptor-like protein 56 isoform X2, which codes for MHTPKLDIVRTILFPLFKSVPCDTNSALISLLCKKMGSWCLTKQSSFLILMMLLFSLVGWIQGIHIEDDRKALLEIKASLREASNFFDVDNLLPTWSDQGSTGGKYCEWERIKCDATSGHVTDLSLSNIFSLEDYHFERYRLRGMIWPLNVSLFLHFKELRKLDLSWSYIGNTFISTGLDRLSDLKKLEHLNLSYNYIDYNIFPSLSELTSLKILDLSNINNEYEEYSSTHDISDFRVPENLELLDLTGCGYYGTLQMQGSISTLRKLRILNLGGNRLNESIVKSLSALPSLKALDLGGNLFSGSFPLEGLCHLTSLEKLDLGGGNYSETPSIQACKCLMRLERLESVSLRGNYFNKSIISCISFLPSLNILDLSGSFRHGSSFPMQELSSLKELTTLDLRGSGLKSLTLNGSMSNLLHLNLEGNEFSDDIMRSMAAFPSLIYLSLDYCSLGGRLFGNGTKLSNLVHLSLVEIEFNGDFMRSMVAFPSLRFLDLGYAGITGRLFGNVPSIPNLQVLILNENHFSGPIPIEALVSFHRLEILDLSGNNFVGSIPSTIKFLSSLKALSFSFNSLNGSLTNGLCELKNLKQMDFSANMFDGNLPECFNRLSSLKFLDISRNQFTGKIPPSLIANLTSLEYVDFSHNKFEGLFSFSMFSNHRKLEFVSFKNDNDKFEVETEEPIGWIPMFQLKVLVLSNCNIKMPKRSSVPCFLLHQRKLKKLDLSHNSLEGMFPNWLIDNNRMLEVFNLRDNSFGNIFYMPLYRNPNTMWVDMSGNRMVGSIPRYMPKFFPHITYLNLSINSLDGVIPSSIGDLVELYELDLSHNKLSGEVPTGLLTNLSQLFVLNLSNNSLHGEVISTNLNLGDKGRLCLDNNYFTGKILHTWSMLELVDISNNFFTGFNPCWISNITTSFEPEGSLLFLDISQNSFSGPIPSCLISQSLEHLHLGSNKFTGSIPNSFGTLKNVLTLDIGNNYLSHMIPKFLGELSSLRILLLGKNNFSGSIPKQLCRLTNASLIDLSNNFLSGSIPSCLQNIRGPSYQAFMHTRYLDGYDTDGRWRNSPNFYYQSIITNRVTFREDLFKIKDEVLFTTKALSLTYKGDALDSMSGLDLSSNKLTGYIPEELGLLTHIHVLNLSHNKLTGPIPTKFSNLASIESLDLSFNNLSGKVPSELIKLNSLEVFNVSFNNLSGTLPMKAQFGTFSKESYEGNPLLCGPPLENKCTMETKETHPSIEEGDDVKWYDMDMTSFYGSFGSTWFVSMCGFATLLWVNPYWRRRWLELVEECMYTCYYFLYDSVRKVSMYLFK
- the LOC110932911 gene encoding receptor-like protein 56 isoform X5, which codes for MHTPKLDIVRTILFPLFKSVPCDTNSALISLLCKKMGSWCLTKQSSFLILMMLLFSLVGWIQGIHIEDDRKALLEIKASLREASNFFDVDNLLPTWSDQGSTGGKYCEWERIKCDATSGHVTDLSLSNIFSLEDYHFERYRLRGMIWPLNVSLFLHFKELRKLDLSWSYIGNTFISTGLDRLSDLKKLEHLNLSYNYIDYNIFPSLSELTSLKILDLSNINNEYEEYSSTHDISDFRVPENLELLDLTGCGYYGTLQMQGSISTLRKLRILNLGGNRLNESIVKSLSALPSLKALDLGGNLFSGSFPLEGLCHLTSLEKLDLGGGNYSETPSIQACKCLMRLERLESVSLRGNYFNKSIISCISFLPSLNILDLSGSFRHGSSFPMQELSSLKELTTLDLRGSGLKSLTLNGSMSNLLHLNLEGNEFSDDIMRSMAAFPSLIYLSLDYCSLGGRLFGNGTKLSNLVHLSLVEIEFNGDFMRSMVAFPSLRFLDLGYAGITGRLFVPSIPNLQVLILNENHFSGPIPIEALVSFHRLEILDLSGNNFVGSIPSTIKFLSSLKALSFSFNSLNGSLTNGLCELKNLKQMDFSANMFDGNLPECFNRLSSLKFLDISRNQFTGKIPPSLIANLTSLEYVDFSHNKFEGLFSFSMFSNHRKLEFVSFKNDNDKFEVETEEPIGWIPMFQLKVLVLSNCNIKMPKRSSVPCFLLHQRKLKKLDLSHNSLEGMFPNWLIDNNRMLEVFNLRDNSFGNIFYMPLYRNPNTMWVDMSGNRMVGSIPRYMPKFFPHITYLNLSINSLDGVIPSSIGDLVELYELDLSHNKLSGEVPTGLLTNLSQLFVLNLSNNSLHGEVISTNLNLGDKGRLCLDNNYFTGKILHTWSMLELVDISNNFFTGFNPCWISNITTSFEPEGSLLFLDISQNSFSGPIPSCLISQSLEHLHLGSNKFTGSIPNSFGTLKNVLTLDIGNNYLSHMIPKFLGELSSLRILLLGKNNFSGSIPKQLCRLTNASLIDLSNNFLSGSIPSCLQNIRGPSYQAFMHTRYLDGYDTDGRWRNSPNFYYQSIITNRVTFREDLFKIKDEVLFTTKALSLTYKGDALDSMSGLDLSSNKLTGYIPEELGLLTHIHVLNLSHNKLTGPIPTKFSNLASIESLDLSFNNLSGKVPSELIKLNSLEVFNVSFNNLSGTLPMKAQFGTFSKESYEGNPLLCGPPLENKCTMETKETHPSIEEGDDVKWYDMDMTSFYGSFGSTWFVSMCGFATLLWVNPYWRRRWLELVEECMYTCYYFLYDSVRKVSMYLFK
- the LOC110932911 gene encoding receptor-like protein 56 isoform X4, translated to MHTPKLDIVRTILFPLFKSVPCDTNSALISLLCKKMGSWCLTKQSSFLILMMLLFSLVGWIQGIHIEDDRKALLEIKASLREASNFFDVDNLLPTWSDQGSTGGKYCEWERIKCDATSGHVTDLSLSNIFSLEDYHFERYRLRGMIWPLNVSLFLHFKELRKLDLSWSYIGNTFISTGLDRLSDLKKLEHLNLSYNYIDYNIFPSLSELTSLKILDLSNINNEYEEYSSTHDISDFRVPENLELLDLTGCGYYGTLQMQGSISTLRKLRILNLGGNRLNESIVKSLSALPSLKALDLGGNLFSGSFPLEGLCHLTSLEKLDLGGGNYSETPSIQACKCLMRLERLESVSLRGNYFNKSIISCISFLPSLNILDLSGSFRHGSSFPMQELSSLKELTTLDLRGSGLKSLTLNGSMSNLLHLNLEGNEFSDDIMRSMAAFPSLIYLSLDYCSLGGRLFGNGTKLSNLVHLSLVEIEFNGDFMRSMVAFPSLRFLDLGYAGITGRLFVVPSIPNLQVLILNENHFSGPIPIEALVSFHRLEILDLSGNNFVGSIPSTIKFLSSLKALSFSFNSLNGSLTNGLCELKNLKQMDFSANMFDGNLPECFNRLSSLKFLDISRNQFTGKIPPSLIANLTSLEYVDFSHNKFEGLFSFSMFSNHRKLEFVSFKNDNDKFEVETEEPIGWIPMFQLKVLVLSNCNIKMPKRSSVPCFLLHQRKLKKLDLSHNSLEGMFPNWLIDNNRMLEVFNLRDNSFGNIFYMPLYRNPNTMWVDMSGNRMVGSIPRYMPKFFPHITYLNLSINSLDGVIPSSIGDLVELYELDLSHNKLSGEVPTGLLTNLSQLFVLNLSNNSLHGEVISTNLNLGDKGRLCLDNNYFTGKILHTWSMLELVDISNNFFTGFNPCWISNITTSFEPEGSLLFLDISQNSFSGPIPSCLISQSLEHLHLGSNKFTGSIPNSFGTLKNVLTLDIGNNYLSHMIPKFLGELSSLRILLLGKNNFSGSIPKQLCRLTNASLIDLSNNFLSGSIPSCLQNIRGPSYQAFMHTRYLDGYDTDGRWRNSPNFYYQSIITNRVTFREDLFKIKDEVLFTTKALSLTYKGDALDSMSGLDLSSNKLTGYIPEELGLLTHIHVLNLSHNKLTGPIPTKFSNLASIESLDLSFNNLSGKVPSELIKLNSLEVFNVSFNNLSGTLPMKAQFGTFSKESYEGNPLLCGPPLENKCTMETKETHPSIEEGDDVKWYDMDMTSFYGSFGSTWFVSMCGFATLLWVNPYWRRRWLELVEECMYTCYYFLYDSVRKVSMYLFK
- the LOC110932911 gene encoding receptor like protein 21-like isoform X3: MHTPKLDIVRTILFPLFKSVPCDTNSALISLLCKKMGSWCLTKQSSFLILMMLLFSLVGWIQGIHIEDDRKALLEIKASLREASNFFDVDNLLPTWSDQGSTGGKYCEWERIKCDATSGHVTDLSLSNIFSLEDYHFERYRLRGMIWPLNVSLFLHFKELRKLDLSWSYIGNTFISTGLDRLSDLKKLEHLNLSYNYIDYNIFPSLSELTSLKILDLSNINNEYEEYSSTHDISDFRVPENLELLDLTGCGYYGTLQMQGSISTLRKLRILNLGGNRLNESIVKSLSALPSLKALDLGGNLFSGSFPLEGLCHLTSLEKLDLGGGNYSETPSIQACKCLMRLERLESVSLRGNYFNKSIISCISFLPSLNILDLSGSFRHGSSFPMQELSSLKELTTLDLRGSGLKSLTLNGSMSNLLHLNLEGNEFSDDIMRSMAAFPSLIYLSLDYCSLGGRLFGTKLSNLVHLSLVEIEFNGDFMRSMVAFPSLRFLDLGYAGITGRLFGNVVPSIPNLQVLILNENHFSGPIPIEALVSFHRLEILDLSGNNFVGSIPSTIKFLSSLKALSFSFNSLNGSLTNGLCELKNLKQMDFSANMFDGNLPECFNRLSSLKFLDISRNQFTGKIPPSLIANLTSLEYVDFSHNKFEGLFSFSMFSNHRKLEFVSFKNDNDKFEVETEEPIGWIPMFQLKVLVLSNCNIKMPKRSSVPCFLLHQRKLKKLDLSHNSLEGMFPNWLIDNNRMLEVFNLRDNSFGNIFYMPLYRNPNTMWVDMSGNRMVGSIPRYMPKFFPHITYLNLSINSLDGVIPSSIGDLVELYELDLSHNKLSGEVPTGLLTNLSQLFVLNLSNNSLHGEVISTNLNLGDKGRLCLDNNYFTGKILHTWSMLELVDISNNFFTGFNPCWISNITTSFEPEGSLLFLDISQNSFSGPIPSCLISQSLEHLHLGSNKFTGSIPNSFGTLKNVLTLDIGNNYLSHMIPKFLGELSSLRILLLGKNNFSGSIPKQLCRLTNASLIDLSNNFLSGSIPSCLQNIRGPSYQAFMHTRYLDGYDTDGRWRNSPNFYYQSIITNRVTFREDLFKIKDEVLFTTKALSLTYKGDALDSMSGLDLSSNKLTGYIPEELGLLTHIHVLNLSHNKLTGPIPTKFSNLASIESLDLSFNNLSGKVPSELIKLNSLEVFNVSFNNLSGTLPMKAQFGTFSKESYEGNPLLCGPPLENKCTMETKETHPSIEEGDDVKWYDMDMTSFYGSFGSTWFVSMCGFATLLWVNPYWRRRWLELVEECMYTCYYFLYDSVRKVSMYLFK
- the LOC110932911 gene encoding receptor-like protein 56 isoform X1, with the translated sequence MHTPKLDIVRTILFPLFKSVPCDTNSALISLLCKKMGSWCLTKQSSFLILMMLLFSLVGWIQGIHIEDDRKALLEIKASLREASNFFDVDNLLPTWSDQGSTGGKYCEWERIKCDATSGHVTDLSLSNIFSLEDYHFERYRLRGMIWPLNVSLFLHFKELRKLDLSWSYIGNTFISTGLDRLSDLKKLEHLNLSYNYIDYNIFPSLSELTSLKILDLSNINNEYEEYSSTHDISDFRVPENLELLDLTGCGYYGTLQMQGSISTLRKLRILNLGGNRLNESIVKSLSALPSLKALDLGGNLFSGSFPLEGLCHLTSLEKLDLGGGNYSETPSIQACKCLMRLERLESVSLRGNYFNKSIISCISFLPSLNILDLSGSFRHGSSFPMQELSSLKELTTLDLRGSGLKSLTLNGSMSNLLHLNLEGNEFSDDIMRSMAAFPSLIYLSLDYCSLGGRLFGNGTKLSNLVHLSLVEIEFNGDFMRSMVAFPSLRFLDLGYAGITGRLFGNVVPSIPNLQVLILNENHFSGPIPIEALVSFHRLEILDLSGNNFVGSIPSTIKFLSSLKALSFSFNSLNGSLTNGLCELKNLKQMDFSANMFDGNLPECFNRLSSLKFLDISRNQFTGKIPPSLIANLTSLEYVDFSHNKFEGLFSFSMFSNHRKLEFVSFKNDNDKFEVETEEPIGWIPMFQLKVLVLSNCNIKMPKRSSVPCFLLHQRKLKKLDLSHNSLEGMFPNWLIDNNRMLEVFNLRDNSFGNIFYMPLYRNPNTMWVDMSGNRMVGSIPRYMPKFFPHITYLNLSINSLDGVIPSSIGDLVELYELDLSHNKLSGEVPTGLLTNLSQLFVLNLSNNSLHGEVISTNLNLGDKGRLCLDNNYFTGKILHTWSMLELVDISNNFFTGFNPCWISNITTSFEPEGSLLFLDISQNSFSGPIPSCLISQSLEHLHLGSNKFTGSIPNSFGTLKNVLTLDIGNNYLSHMIPKFLGELSSLRILLLGKNNFSGSIPKQLCRLTNASLIDLSNNFLSGSIPSCLQNIRGPSYQAFMHTRYLDGYDTDGRWRNSPNFYYQSIITNRVTFREDLFKIKDEVLFTTKALSLTYKGDALDSMSGLDLSSNKLTGYIPEELGLLTHIHVLNLSHNKLTGPIPTKFSNLASIESLDLSFNNLSGKVPSELIKLNSLEVFNVSFNNLSGTLPMKAQFGTFSKESYEGNPLLCGPPLENKCTMETKETHPSIEEGDDVKWYDMDMTSFYGSFGSTWFVSMCGFATLLWVNPYWRRRWLELVEECMYTCYYFLYDSVRKVSMYLFK
- the LOC110932911 gene encoding receptor-like protein 14 isoform X6 encodes the protein MHTPKLDIVRTILFPLFKSVPCDTNSALISLLCKKMGSWCLTKQSSFLILMMLLFSLVGWIQGIHIEDDRKALLEIKASLREASNFFDVDNLLPTWSDQGSTGGKYCEWERIKCDATSGHVTDLSLSNIFSLEDYHFERYRLRGMIWPLNVSLFLHFKELRKLDLSWSYIGNTFISTGLDRLSDLKKLEHLNLSYNYIDYNIFPSLSELTSLKILDLSNINNEYEEYSSTHDISDFRVPENLELLDLTGCGYYGTLQMQGSISTLRKLRILNLGGNRLNESIVKSLSALPSLKALDLGGNLFSGSFPLEGLCHLTSLEKLDLGGGNYSETPSIQACKCLMRLERLESVSLRGSMSNLLHLNLEGNEFSDDIMRSMAAFPSLIYLSLDYCSLGGRLFGNGTKLSNLVHLSLVEIEFNGDFMRSMVAFPSLRFLDLGYAGITGRLFGNVVPSIPNLQVLILNENHFSGPIPIEALVSFHRLEILDLSGNNFVGSIPSTIKFLSSLKALSFSFNSLNGSLTNGLCELKNLKQMDFSANMFDGNLPECFNRLSSLKFLDISRNQFTGKIPPSLIANLTSLEYVDFSHNKFEGLFSFSMFSNHRKLEFVSFKNDNDKFEVETEEPIGWIPMFQLKVLVLSNCNIKMPKRSSVPCFLLHQRKLKKLDLSHNSLEGMFPNWLIDNNRMLEVFNLRDNSFGNIFYMPLYRNPNTMWVDMSGNRMVGSIPRYMPKFFPHITYLNLSINSLDGVIPSSIGDLVELYELDLSHNKLSGEVPTGLLTNLSQLFVLNLSNNSLHGEVISTNLNLGDKGRLCLDNNYFTGKILHTWSMLELVDISNNFFTGFNPCWISNITTSFEPEGSLLFLDISQNSFSGPIPSCLISQSLEHLHLGSNKFTGSIPNSFGTLKNVLTLDIGNNYLSHMIPKFLGELSSLRILLLGKNNFSGSIPKQLCRLTNASLIDLSNNFLSGSIPSCLQNIRGPSYQAFMHTRYLDGYDTDGRWRNSPNFYYQSIITNRVTFREDLFKIKDEVLFTTKALSLTYKGDALDSMSGLDLSSNKLTGYIPEELGLLTHIHVLNLSHNKLTGPIPTKFSNLASIESLDLSFNNLSGKVPSELIKLNSLEVFNVSFNNLSGTLPMKAQFGTFSKESYEGNPLLCGPPLENKCTMETKETHPSIEEGDDVKWYDMDMTSFYGSFGSTWFVSMCGFATLLWVNPYWRRRWLELVEECMYTCYYFLYDSVRKVSMYLFK